GATCGCGCTAGTGCCTGAAACGGTAACCACTGCCGTCGATAAGGACCTGAACCTGCACGAACATACGCACCTGGACGTTCATGCGACCCAGGCGGTGGCGCGGATCGACTTGACCGGATGGCGGCGGGGCGACGAACGTTGTGTGGCGTTCCTCAGCGGCCGCGGGCCGACCGCCCAGTGCTTTCGGCGCTTCCTGGGCTGCAAGGATGTCGTCGTGGCCTTGCAGGAAACCCGCAAGCTGGTGCAAGCGCTTACCGACTTCGCCGATTCTGAGCGACTGGATCCGCCTGTACGCGACGAAATGATGGAGCGCGCGCATCGCTATCTGGATGATCTCGGCGAGGCGGGGGCGCCGGTTGAGCTTGACGCATTGGCCAGCGAGCTATGGCCTAGCGCGCCAGCGCGACTCGGGACGACACTTCAGACGCCGGCGAGGGCCTTGGCACCTGCGTTCGTGCCCAACCGCCGGGCATTGAAACCGCTTGTACGCCTTAGCGCCAGCGCGGACCAGTGGCGCGTGGAGTTCGAACGCGCCGGCTTGCGGTCGGGCGCGGTCAGCTACGACGTGGTGTCCGATACCCTGGTGCTGTCGAACCTCCCGCCCTATCTGAAGCAGATGTTGATCGACGACGGGGATGCGTCCTCGTAAGACCGTTCGGAAGGGCTGGCTTGACAGCTTAAATTACGACTGTAATATAAAAAGCGTCCCCAACTGGAAAGCCACCATGACCGAGACCCCACCGCAGCGAGGAGCGCCGCTGTATCTGGACGACCTGCAGGTTGGTCTGCGCTTCGGCAGCGGCACCCATCCGATTGACGCCCAGCAGATCACCGCTTTCGCGGACAGCTTCGATCCGCAGCCTTTCCATCTGGATCACGAGGCCGCGCAGGACACCTTGTTCGGGGGACTTGCGGCAAGTGGCTGGCACACGGCCGCGATCACCATGCGCTTGCTCGTGGAGGGTGGGCTGCCGATTGCCGGCGGCATCATCGGCGCCGGGGCAGAGGTCACCTGGCCGAGGCCGACGCGTCCCGGGGATGTGCTGCAGGTCGACAGCGAAGTGCTCGAAATCACCCCGTCGCGATCCAAGCCGGACAGGGGCATCGTCACGCTCCGTAGCGAAACCCGCAACCAGCGCGGCGAAATCCTGCAGGTGCTGACCTCCCGCCTGGTCGTGCCACGTCGTCCGCTGAATGGATAGCTCGCGACAGCGGGAGGCCTTCTCCACCGACGTGCTGCGGGCGGCGCCCTACCCGGTTGCCATCATCGGCGCCGGAGCGCTCGGCCTGTCACTGGCGTCCCGCCTCATCCGCTCTGGTCCGGTGGCGCTCGTCGCTTCCAATGCGGATGCCGCGCAGCGGCTTCGCGCCGGCGTGCGAGTGGGCGCCGTCGTCGAGCGTTTCGACGGCTTCGCGGCGCCACGGCTGCCGCAGGCCGACTGGGTCGTCGTGGTGGTCAAGGCAGGCGACACCCGCGACGCGCTGCGTTCGGCCTTGGCCATGCGGCCGCGTGGTGTGCTTTCGCTGCAGAACGGATTGCTCGACCTCGAACCGGCGGGAACGGGCACCTGCGTTGCCCAGGGCGTCACGACCATGGGAGCGTTTCGCACCGATGAGGGCGTGATGCCGGTGAGCGACGGGGAAACCTTGATGCCGCAGGGCTTCGAACCGCTTGCCGCGCTGTTCCAGCAGGCCGGGCTTCCCGCGCGCATCGAAGTGGCCATGCAGGCCGCACGTCTGGCGAAACTGCTGGTGAACGTGGTTCTCAACCCGCTGACGGCAGTGTTCCGGGTGCGCACGGGCGAGCTACTGGCTGCACCGTATATGAACCATGTCGAGGCCTTGGTCGCCGAAGCCTGGCCGGTATTGAGGGCAGCGGGCCTGATGCTGGAGTTCGACGAGGCCCGGGCGAAGGTCTGGAGTGTGGTTCGCAGTACCGCCGACAACCGCACCAGCATGCTGCAGGACGTCCTCGCTGGTCGGCGTACCGAGCGTGAGGCCATCACCGGCGCCTTCCTGCGTCTTGCCGACGGGAATGGGGCCGCCGTTCCCACCCACCGCGCGCTTCATACCCTCCTCGGGCAGATCGACGCCGACCGCTGCTGAATCCCTCACCTGCCGAGTTGCCCGCGCACCCAGCGCACCAGCTGCTCGGTGTTCATCGCGCCCGCCTGC
Above is a window of Azoarcus olearius DNA encoding:
- a CDS encoding MaoC family dehydratase yields the protein MTETPPQRGAPLYLDDLQVGLRFGSGTHPIDAQQITAFADSFDPQPFHLDHEAAQDTLFGGLAASGWHTAAITMRLLVEGGLPIAGGIIGAGAEVTWPRPTRPGDVLQVDSEVLEITPSRSKPDRGIVTLRSETRNQRGEILQVLTSRLVVPRRPLNG
- a CDS encoding ketopantoate reductase family protein, producing the protein MDSSRQREAFSTDVLRAAPYPVAIIGAGALGLSLASRLIRSGPVALVASNADAAQRLRAGVRVGAVVERFDGFAAPRLPQADWVVVVVKAGDTRDALRSALAMRPRGVLSLQNGLLDLEPAGTGTCVAQGVTTMGAFRTDEGVMPVSDGETLMPQGFEPLAALFQQAGLPARIEVAMQAARLAKLLVNVVLNPLTAVFRVRTGELLAAPYMNHVEALVAEAWPVLRAAGLMLEFDEARAKVWSVVRSTADNRTSMLQDVLAGRRTEREAITGAFLRLADGNGAAVPTHRALHTLLGQIDADRC
- a CDS encoding nucleoid-associated protein; its protein translation is MSTDQIITQLLIHRLVKAGDAAARIVQRDRLNSPDAAAIGLVTQLISTFTQRSGKCHGTFEDDEEEFPVARFLREFSGDDERGFIDLGAHLSDHLRNCADLVGLDNGGAFLLARVREQAVDWLWIALVPETVTTAVDKDLNLHEHTHLDVHATQAVARIDLTGWRRGDERCVAFLSGRGPTAQCFRRFLGCKDVVVALQETRKLVQALTDFADSERLDPPVRDEMMERAHRYLDDLGEAGAPVELDALASELWPSAPARLGTTLQTPARALAPAFVPNRRALKPLVRLSASADQWRVEFERAGLRSGAVSYDVVSDTLVLSNLPPYLKQMLIDDGDASS